GCGGCTTTACCCAAGCTTTTGGTATTTTTACGAAGACTGAATTGGCCTCAACCGGATAGACGACTTCTAAAAGATTTTGCTTCTCAAGAAGCCTTTGGAGCGTTTGGGCCATTAAAATGCCGTGCTCGGCAATCTTGGCCCACTTTTCATCCTTAAAGAACTCGAGCCACTGAACTGCGTGGAACCTCGACTTGCTCGCCAGCTGCATCCGCTGCTTTCGAAGATACTGAAAGTTTTTATTGAGTGCAGGATTCAGAATTACAACTGCTTCAGTGCCAAGAAGTCCGTTTTTTGTTCCGCCGAAACTCAAAACATCAACACCCACGCCAGCTGTCAGGTCGCGAAAACTTTTACCAAGAGCTTGGGCCGAATAGATGAAGCGTGCCCCATCAACATGAAAGAAAAGCCCATTGGCCTTACAAAGCTGCGAGATACTTGTCATCTCTTCAATGGTATAGAGAGTTCCGACTTCTGTAGGCTGAGTGATACTAACGACTTTTACTTGGCTGTAGTGTTGATCGCCACTTCGAATTAATTTTTTCTCAATCTGATCTGCGCTGATCTTGCCGTTGATACTTGGAAGACTCACGAGTTTAAACCCTCCGTTTGCCTCAGGCGCCCCGCATTCATCTTCGTTAAGATGAGAAATGTCAGACACGATGACGGAGTTAAACGACTGAGCGCAGGCCATCAAGCTCAGCACGTTGG
The genomic region above belongs to Bdellovibrionales bacterium CG10_big_fil_rev_8_21_14_0_10_45_34 and contains:
- a CDS encoding threonine aldolase, whose protein sequence is MTKQLKKGFGSDNHSGVLPEVFEALAGASAGHEPAYGTDEYCEKARRVFKENFADSAEVYFVFNGTAANVLSLMACAQSFNSVIVSDISHLNEDECGAPEANGGFKLVSLPSINGKISADQIEKKLIRSGDQHYSQVKVVSITQPTEVGTLYTIEEMTSISQLCKANGLFFHVDGARFIYSAQALGKSFRDLTAGVGVDVLSFGGTKNGLLGTEAVVILNPALNKNFQYLRKQRMQLASKSRFHAVQWLEFFKDEKWAKIAEHGILMAQTLQRLLEKQNLLEVVYPVEANSVFVKIPKAWVKPLRSKYFFYIWDETEFVARWMCSFDTMVEDLEGIVAEVQKLSTSVI